In one Pungitius pungitius chromosome 13, fPunPun2.1, whole genome shotgun sequence genomic region, the following are encoded:
- the si:ch211-250c4.3 gene encoding uncharacterized protein si:ch211-250c4.3, whose translation MSVKRKKAGLVISWQKSFSLLAPWRKGKGDRDAVLDREVVLTKMKLFSNFHKMLPMADDSASTISTVSVSEQDIGDPTKASEVHKPESGSEHMSVIFSDSQLTRLYKFESEDSGVELPSGTNSPSTLTSSEQSFIVHSRESSCNLNSDPGTLPDELVPFTQLSEIKQALDSVSPPVDTLDNVFIHSDELSSAAGEEVDGDQSGGTGIRPERDEEMPGQLEETCAVTERTCFKGDSIDTAASGFGPEPPRRRSDTSDSLEEYMDQCCRLSEAQQASCHPLGSGLDYLDHICQLIARIGQLQENNLQLERQICSLQKDGRMAKTKEDFFQHHCSCGAACLTFQDIPKRQSRSDFSSLSGTLSDLSTIHEVSRPSLLPARGDMSSAGLTPVPLWRTSLYRRSYTEGEVPFLGYSTEQRRPSENYTWGRVKDLVRKTKVKNQSRLRLTSASLKRSCPQLYMPDVEPFEPACSNRNSMIALGHHSKLDIPWLQ comes from the exons GGAAAGGAGACAGAGACGCGGTTCTGGACAGAGAGGTTGTTCTGACCAAAATGAAGCTCTTCAGCAACTTCCACAAGATGCTCCCGATGGCCGACGACTCGGCCTCCACCATCTCAACTGTGTCGGTTTCGGAGCAGGACATCGGTGACCCCACCAAAGCTTCTGAAGTACACAAGCCTGAGTCTGGCTCAGAGCACATGTCGGTCATTTTCTCAGACTCTCAACTGACGAGGCTGTACAAGTTTGAGTCGGAGGACTCTGGAGTGGAGCTGCCCAGCGGCACCAACTCTCCGTCCACCCTGACGAGCTCTGAGCAGAGCTTCATCGTCCACAGTCGAGAGTCCTCCTGCAACCTCAACTCTGACCCTGGCACTCTCCCTGATGAACTAGTCCCATTCACACAGCTCTCTGAGATTAAACAGGCACTGGACTCAGTGAGTCCACCAGTGGATACTCTGGATAATGTTTTTATACACTCAGACGAGCTCAGTTCAGCCGCAGGTGAGGAGGTGGACGGAGACCAGAGCGGGGGGACAGGAATCCGCCCTGAAAGAGATGAGGAGATGCCAGGACAGCTTGAGGAAACCTGTGCTGTAACTGAAAGGACCTGCTTTAAGGGGGACAGCATCGACACGGCGGCCAGCGGCTTTGGGCCGGAGCCTCCCAGGAGGAGGAGTGACACCAGCGACAGCCTGGAGGAGTACATGGACCAATGCTGCAGGCTGAGTGAG GCACAGCAGGCGAGCTGCCACCCTCTGGGCTCAGGCCTGGATTACCTGGATCACATCTGCCAACTCATCGCGAGGATTGGCCAGCTGCAGGAAAACAACCTTCAGCTGGAGCGGCAGATCTGCAGCCTTCAGAAGGACGGCAGGATGGCAAAGAccaaagag GACTTTTTCCAGCATCACTGCAGCTGTGGAGCAGCCTGCCTGACTTTCCAGGACATTCCGAAGAGACAGTCCAGAAGTGATTTCTCGTCCCTCAGTGGAACCCTCTCTGACCTGTCCACCATCCATGAGGTCTCCCGGCCTTCACTCTTACCAGCCAGAGGAG ACATGAGCAGTGCGGGTTTGACACCCGTCCCGCTGTGGAGGACAAGCTTGTACCGAAGGAGTTACACTGAGGGGGAAGTGCCCTTCCTCGGCTACAGCACCGAACAGCGCAGG CCGAGTGAAAACTACACATGGGGAAGAGTCAAAGACCTGGTGAGGAAAACTAAGGTGAAGAACCAAAGCAGGCTGCGACTGACTTCTGCCTCCCTGAAGAGGTCCTGCCCACAACTCTACAT GCCTGACGTGGAACCATTCGAACCTGCTTGCAGCAACAGGAACTCCATGATAGCCTTGGGCCACCACAGCAAACTGGACATCCCTTGGCTGCAATAA